The genomic interval CGGCCGCCCTCGATGACGTAGGTCTCCAGGCGGCTGCCGTTGTTGATGTTGACGACGTGGACCTTCTCGAAGGTGTTCAGGCCCGCGAAGTCCATGAGATCGCGGTCCACGGTCAGGCTGCCCTCGTACTCGAGGTTGGCCTCGGTGATCGTAGCCCGGTGGATCTTGCACTTGCACAGGCTGATCAGCATTTCGGACTCCGCGT from bacterium carries:
- a CDS encoding aspartate 1-decarboxylase, with the protein product MLISLCKCKIHRATITEANLEYEGSLTVDRDLMDFAGLNTFEKVHVVNINNGSRLETYVIEGGRGSGVICLNGAAARLGAKGDRVIIIAYAQMTPEEAKGFQPSMVYVDEANRMIPAPVL